The DNA sequence TCAAAGATTAACGGAAAATAGCAAATGTTTTACTAATTTAGCAGACTTTTAATTCTGATCGACTATCCAGTGAGacgttgaatttaaaaaattgtaaataataaatttttgtttgcactgaaatttaaattaacaacaaaaataaaggatccataaaaattgaatactctAGTATTTAgcgaaaaatttatcaattcatGAAATagctgtagaaaaaaaaaaaataaataaaacagaaacgaaaaatttcacttaaaaatttgaatagaaatttagaatttcattaatttgtgTATAATTTTAGAACGTAAATTATTTGAGCGTTGAGTAAAAATCGGTgatagattatttttacttgGAGTTGTCCAGAGTTCGCAAATGAAAATGCCACATATGTgctctgattaaaaactctgaTTGGAAAATTCTAATAAGAAATTTCCAATTGACtttcgattgaatctgattaaaaaattttgatcggatttgattggaaaatttaatttaatcggATACTTGGAACTCTCCTGAGAAATTCTAATTGAATGTTTATTTCCAATTGAATCTGATAGAAATCCGATTGAGTTTAAATCAGATTCAattggagtttttaatcagattgattaaaaatactaattttatgaaaatgtattcatttttaaatcaaatggATCCTTGTttagaaatgaaataaaacacaaaatataaagttacaaAACGATagaaaatcaaagaaaagtttttgtaaaacaaaaaattatggcACTGCAGTTAGCAGACAGTTAGTAACTACGATAAGTTACCGCAAAACTTATGGTGAATGAACGGACAAAAGTTacgatgaaaaattaacagtgtacttaaaataaattagaaaaaaaaaatgtaaaaataaattcatgtttttttttttttttatatttttctactgTATTgcttaatacatatttttttttttttttttttttcatatgttattatttgaattgagttgaaattcaaattttaaatttttatctgtaaaaaaaatgattactcAAAAGACTCGTAACGATAAGTGATCATTTTCTCGATtacaaagtattttttttcaatttgataagtatatctttatttttagtcataaatcatagttataaatataaataataattgtataaaattaaattgtcgaTCGCATGACAAACTGTGATTGTCGCatataaatgataaacaaataaataagaaatgaaCAACGTAACAACATTCGTCTATTTAATTCGACAGAaagtatcaaattatttaatttgttagaTAAAACATGATGACATTTTACaccatatataaatttatctgcaTGTAAAAGCGCGAAACTTGACTGATCCCTATACACTAACTGTTAgaacgataaaatttaaattttaagcggaaactttttaaaaaaattgaaaatctaaaagtgaatatttgaattactttttaaatcaagattaaagattttaatttttgagttttataattttttcctcaaCAATAAACACATTTAggaccaaatttttttttcatactgaATTTTTGCTATTAAATTCACCATATTGTCAATTTACGTGTTGCATTTTGACGTttaatgttcaaaaaattaattaaagataagAAGTCGATTTCTTTTTAGTTTCttgttaaaatcaaaattttcaactcaCCGGCTtttgtacattttttatttcttcatttttttttaatttttaaaaaaattttcaatcataacagaatttccggattttaaatttctaattacgttttaaataaattaataggaatataaaattcaaaaatttgttgagtATAGCCCAGCCTAAGAGTAAAGTGACTAGTCTGATCTGAAGTCAACAAACAACTAACAATTTCTGACGAATGTGAATGAAGCAGACATtggacaaatttaaaattataaataaacaggaaaaataatttacaaaatgatatttataaaaaatgcacttattaatttcaaaattatctaaatgcgcatttttttaaactttaatttattatttatttactggatttttttataatttttaatttgtctaatgtctgctacattcacgcatcaatttttgaatttttttcccaacagatcagttgcaaaaaaaaaaaaaactaaaaatatgtacatgtagaaaattgaaaaatactaaaagagcatttatcgtttttaaaaaaaattcaaaaattattaaacgtcggtTTACTTTAGTATCGATTTTGATTCCAGTCAGATGTGATCATCAGAAACTTACCGCTTTTTCATCGACTGATGCAGgactaccaaaaaaaataacataacaaatcaattatattttggtgggaaaaaattgaaataaaaaatgtaattttattctaGATTTAATGTTaactaattgttttaaattattggagGTTAAAGCTGGAGTTaaacgcgggaaatttaaaaaaaaaaaaacaaaactttaaatattctaaatgaaataaaatatacattttttcttgTACAATTTATggaatcaattaaataaaaaaaaaaaattctcatgaTCAAAGTACTTGTCatgttcaatttaaataattaatctagcCTTTAAGTACAATGCATTACTTTAGGGTACTTACACAATGACAAAATATAtgacataaaataaatgaaaaaattttatctttacatCATTTTACAAGTttcagaaattatttttctatttaattcttcttttatattttttttttttttttctttgataaactcaactttttttagtcatttcactaggaaaatatatttttttcaagttcttttatcataaaagcgtattatttaatatactattatcgatttattttatttagtttcatttttaaatatttacataattttgtaaaaatttccccataaaattttttgttatacaataatttattttaccataATAAGCAAAACTTGGCAGTCATGTCTAATATTGCACTTGGACCTCGTCGATTGGAGCAAAAGTATGTTATTGAATAACTTGTTGCTCAATTCATACCAGTCAACTATCATGTTTAGGTGAACTAGCGAAATTGCGATTCGAGTTGACATAAAATGACATTGAATATTAAATCtggatattttattacagaaCCGATGGTACTCGAATCGCATTCTCCACTATTCCAGCTGTAAAAAAAGTCCTGTCAAACTGACCATTGGactttcatatatttacataacatATGTGTATAATAACACATTTTGCtacttaatataaattcattatagTGATTTAGGTTGAAAGTGAAAATATAAAGACAAGTGTATAAATTTTGGTAAatcacttatatattttatctaaattttctttattattttttatttttcattatattacaGTAGGACCCCGTTATAAGACTATCAGTTTCTCGCGATACCTgctttataaaaaagaatgaTAGTCTTATAATGAGGTCCGACTgtaccagcatcgaaacttcTTCAGTGTCTACAGCCGTAACAAACTAATTTCAGTCTAAGGCTGCGAACAAATAGGGCAGAGGTACCGATTTTGGTTTCTGATTGCTGACACTGGAATTTTAAGTTCTAATGcacgcaataaaaaaaaagtctgtgaCATAATGAAACACGATTTCAAACTGTGGATGTCAGTCCTTGCTTACAGCTTGGCAGCCAATTTCACCCTGGTCTGAAGTCGTTTCGTTTCATTCCTTATCAtacaatatacttttttttaaatttgtaattattattgtaaggGAAGAGACCCAGTACTCAATCGGTTACCAGTTCTCTGATCATGTTCTAGTTCTTTGGTCAAGTATtgggtctcttaccttacTGGGGTGGTCAGGTACTAGTTTCCTGATCGGGTACCAagtcttttatattattaaggcaaataaaaatattaatattttttagaattcatttgaatgaaaatgatgaaaaagtgTACGGAATTGAAACTTCAAATGCCTTGGGGTCATATTGCTGCCACTGCTTGGGGATCACCTGAAAAAAAACCTGTTCTGGTGGTTCATGGAACTTTAGACAACGCTGGATCATTCACTAGACTTATTCAGTTATTGCCAGACGAATACTACTTTATTGCCATTGATTTACCAGGTCATGGATTGTCTAGTCACTTCCCTCCAGGAATAAATTTAGACTTCTTCAATTTCATTCTTGCTATCAAATACGTTTTGACTGAACTAAACTGGAAAACTTGTACATATATTGGTCACAGTTTTGGAGGACAGTTAGGAATTATGTTCAGTGTATTGTTTCCAGAtatactagaaaaaataataagttttgaTGCAATATTCCCACGGattgttaatgaaaaatttttggtatcaAGAATCAAAGAAGTAAATGACGCGACGTTATCAGAATTTTATAACGAATCGCCAGTTCGTTTCTACACAAAAGATCAAGTATTGGATGCATTACAAAATCGCAGGCAATTTTCTTTGAATGAAAAAGCTGCTCAAGCATTATTTGAACGAGCGGTAACTAAAGTtggtgataaatttaaatataatcgaGATTCTAGAATGAAGCCAATGGTCTACCCAAATTTGAACCACGATCAATATTTGGAATTCATTAAACATCTTAAAGTACCAGCGATAGTAATTTTATCTAGCAATTCTTGGTTCAATTTATCGAAagaatttcataataatttagagTTTTTCAAAACATTAATTCCAGCAACTTGGATTATCAAAGTCGTTGAGGGAAATCATGACTTACATAACAACAATCCTGAAAGAGTCTCGTCGATTGTATCTGCGTACTTAGACAGTAATAccaaaagtaaattataattgatggTTTTTGTAAAGTATTAATTTCCGGTCtgtatttaagtaattttattgagcTTTATCatcggaaaatattaaaaacttaagacattttgaattgaaacaaaaaattctaaatgtCCTGACTTTTCTCAGGTggtaaaagttaataaaattcaattaatagtaCAATATAATTGtagagtaaatatttattgtggtAAGAGGTCGTGTAAATGTTAGgtattagttaatttaaaaaaaaagcaattatattataattttatacgaaGTTTTGTTATTGATACTAATGCTTtactgatattttatattttcgaacACTTTATTATGCACATGAAGGATAGAAGCACCGGGtttggatttaaatatatgaaaataaatttaaaaaatacatatgtgATTATggtttaattactattatgatGTTATGTTTGTCatgttaaatgtaaaaataaaatttaatgatcagcatcagtttatatttattcacggcctgtatttttttgtgttgattaaattaaataatttttttcatagtaattaattaaaatttttgtataaattttgtgaccaaacgattcagaaaaaattgaattattttattttgtacattaaattaaatgtatgaGAAATATCTTCTAGTATTCTATTGAAGTCCGCTGAGACTTTAATTGCAAAAGATTCctgcttataaaaaaaaaaaaatttttactcatctTAGGTTTTGTACAGGATTTGTCAGATTATTctctattttattcaattttttaattgactgggatttttttcaaatatttcgcgttatttttttcaaataaattcacgcaatattttaaaatttatcaaatactgggatttgaattttttttcgctcttaaatttattttagaaaataaacgACAACAATCAAAATTGACTGCCATTTACTTCCattgcaaaataataaaattttgaaggttaattgataaatttttgctcttatctattaaaaataaaataagataacAAATATTGTATAACTTGATGTTTTTATCACACAGTGATACGATTAGTGAATTATAagtttcgattttttttctccaggCGGAACTTctactttaatttttctggaaataatttgtaaaaatggCACTGAAATTCGCGGCTAACCTTAGCTTTATGTTTACCGAGTGTCCTAATTTAATTAGCCGTTACCAATTAGCCAAGGAAGCTGGGTTTCATGCAGTGGAAAGTGGATTTCCTTTTGGTTACACTGTTCAGCAGGTTCAAAATGCGAAAAAAAATGCTGATATTGAGCAAGTGCTGATAAATGTTTTTACtggtaaattttcataaattttacaaatataattatcgtgCAGTAAATCTATTACAAGgtttaactaaattttatttttacatgtgggaataaaaaacaatatttgaataaatattctaGGGGATGTCACTAAAGGTGAAATGGGTTTTGCTGCAATTCCAGGTGATGaagcgaaatttaaaaatagtattgaaCTTACTATCGACTATGCTAAAGCATTAAATTGCAAAAAGTTAATACtgatctaaatattttcggcTATAagaagaaattcaaattttagtttaaaatttttcttattttttttgtattcataGAATTCATGTGATGGCAGGAATTGTTGAAAACCCTACGGCAGAAAATGATACAGTCTACGAGTCCAATTTACGTTTtgcagttgaaaaatttaaagaagaaGGAATTATTGGTATTATTGAGCCTATCAATAAATATGCtctttcaaattattatttgaattgttttgatAAAGGTACTTTGATGATACGTAGATTAGTTGgtagtagaaaattaaatcatagaatttcaaacaagaataatttcgcGCTTAtcctgattgaaaaaaatgattttgaacaattcaaaacaatttgaatcgactagtatatagatatacacttaacatggagtaaatcatttttcttaattagggTAGACAAGAAAAATTCCTCACACAAGTCATAGTGAGCACGcagaaataaacaaatttatttatttattttttgtgatacaattttaatacatttaaaattttaaaatttgatttactaATGCgctacttattttaaattaggcattgaaattatcaagaaaattaatagcccacatttaaaattaatgtgtgATATTTTTCATCTGCAACACATCAAAGGAaacattacaaattttatgaaagaCAATTTACCGTACattggtaattaattattgaaatatgattctaaaatatattatcaggaacaaagtatatttttattgtatacatttattaatatttaattttctaggaCACATACAAATTGCACAAGTTCCTGATAGGAATGAGCCCGATACGTTGGGCGAATTAGactataaatacattttttcattaataaaagaaattggATACAATGGTCACATTGGTTTAGAATACAAACCGAAAACAACAACAATGGAAGGATTAAAGtgggttaaaaattttggtgaaaatttataacaaaaaaaaaagaacattttattttgttattttatcaataaatactttacaaaattataacttttatgaGCATTAAATAATCTCatacaaataacaattttaaaaaaattatatttgttttttttttcttatacatTTTTGATTCATTGAGAATAGTGAAGTGgcagtgaattttttatagaaagtaaaaaaactaattaattctgagtttgttcaattaaaaaacaaaatcacttttacaaataaaatttataataatcgtATTGTTAAGTaatatcttaatttaaaaaatgtaaagattGATTAGCTGCTATAAAAGATATAGGAAATTTTCATTATGATACACAcgaaaaaaattggtatttgatgctgaatatttaaaatgaatttcaaacaatttCGATCGAATTCACCAAAGGTTGGCTGGCTTCCACTAAAGGTCCTACAACAGcagtactaaaaaattttaaataattagtaaattacaGTCAACTTTATTtgcaaataaattatcgttaCTTTTTATCTTTTGTTTTGTTATCAGTATGATAGTGAAAAATGAGTATTTTGTGGAAGGATAAGGATATTTTAGTTttgctaataaaataataaataaatgttaaaaaaaatataacaataattagttACCCAGCACCAAAGGCAAGAATAGTTGCTTCTTCTACCATTCTCATCTCAAGGTCACAcctaagattaaaaaatacgtAGAAGTGTTCATTGTTCTGACGGTTTCAAATTACGGTAAACTACCGAAATTGACCGCAAACTGCGGTAATTACTCGGTTAATTTTCCGCGTCGCGCGGTAATTTACAGTAATATACAGCAGTTTACAACGAACTACGGTACAATACAgcaatttaccgtaattttcGGTCTTTTTTACCGTGAACATTAtactttttcttatttttacagtttttacagttcaatattttattttatgaataccGCAATTTACCGTAACTTGAATCCGTCAGGATTTAAGTcgtgaataaagaaaaaaaaaccaacaaacaaaatataaatattttaaaaacttgttaTTTATTAGCCTATTCTTCAAAGTACTTaacattgataaattttataccgttggattatttaaatctagggtaaaaaatttcaataaaaatgctTTAGTActttatgatatatttatttatatcaggttcgatatgtaaatatacatgaaattgtaatattatttacttacacTATTTACATCAATTAATataacgataaattttttttacagaactTGCATCTAAatttcagatttaaataacCGTCCGGTTTGTCGGAGCGAGCGAGTTTCAGAATAATTAAGACTGATTTGGAAATACGTCAACGGGTTTCCATAAGTTTGTTTTCAATAAACCTATATCGATTGGCTTTGCAAATATTTGAAGTTTAAGCATCGATGtaggtaattattaaaagtacaGCGTGTTATTCGGGATTAAATGCTATTGCAAATAAGAGTAAAGCTGgcttacaatttttagtttttctctTTGCCACAaaatatacacagaaaaaaaggatttcttggcgcaagaaaatttttagttttcaattCATACTTCAAAGTTTTCTCagggcaagtaaaaatttttggcatcaagaaattatttttttctgtatataattacttatatataatggaatgtattatttttttatcggttttgattattttttgtttcatttcaattttttacagacgATTTTCATtaacttgttatttttatattttttttatacttatataaaagAAAGGTATTTTCCTGTGTCATACTTTTGCTTTTTtctttcatcatcatcatcaactgTTAAAGGTTACATGACTCCATTTGTTTTAttgtcttaattaattaatgaccgttaaattaatgaataattaataaattaagcgAATCGAGACGGAAATACTAACATGAATAAGCGCGTAAATTTACACTATTCAATTTTGCAACCATAAATAACTAGTAAAGTTATGAATATCTAcactatataattttttttttaaatcttcaatttaaaatatcatctATTGTATAAAATCTTAAGTTTTTTCTATAACAatcagaataattataaacgacgaggtttttttatttaataaatggcaataaatctattaaaataCCTGAGCATGTAAGACTtgaagataaagataaaaggagagagaaaaatataaataaatattttcattacatCCTTGttcttgtttatttattaaatcatttttaaggCCCATTATCACCAAGTAGATTGTGAGTATCTTCATCGTAAGTCCTCTCAGGGAAGCTGATCCCATCACCGAAACTGTAAGCCCGAATATTCAAAACCgatttctcaaatatttttctaattacaattgagttttattttttaaatcagcattttacgatttttaaaattttgttgacaaaTTTTATGGGCACGATATTAGTTACttgtattttatgaaaactatactttatattacgaaagtaaaaaaatttcctttttatagataaatctTCAGGTATTAGTTACCCGATCAGGCAACTAGTACCCAATCACTCATGTACTTGTAAAcctctaaatatttataatacttCTTCCTATACCTGCACTGAAAGTTCAAACTCCTCCCAATTTAGAGGGAAGAAATTCATTCTTTTTTCCTATGAGACTATTTACTTTCTTCCCTtaatgtatactatttttccaCTAGATCTGTATTTGAAAGCTAAACTTTTGCATCTGTTTGTGGGAAGAATGCGCATGCGCTTTTTATCGTTTGTTTTCTCATAACAGAAAAAGAACATTTTTCTTCCCTTTAAAAtgcaggaatttaaacttccGGTACAGATGAGGCgtgtatactttttttcataattcgaataaaaaaacaatagattactgtacaattttaaaaatatcgtgCTCATAAAATTCATGTTCTAAATTTacatactaaataatttatgtaaatttatatgatggtaatacagttgaaaaaaaaaaaaagacaaataaaatacgaaatattttattcattaatagaTTCTATAATATAATAGAGAACCAGATGCACAATACCTATCGAATAATGACCATAAGCGCAAagatatttattcttatacaCAAGTCgtatgaaaaattactttatccTGTGTTTTTTATcaggataataataattaatgcacACATGCATCGGAAAATCGTAATGGATATTTTCTACGTAAATAGGATTTTTCTTTACATTCTGCcagaagataaataaataaatacgtatAGAGATTTAAGAATCTGAaagactaataattaaatagagcCATCTACAGtatttggaaaaacaaaaCTAAGTTCTTGTTGATGATTAGACTTCTCTATTTAAATCTGTATGATGCCGAGTAGGACTTGATTCGCTGCAACTATAGGAATTTAAGgttttttatagttttctaTTTGAGTATTTAGGGTTTCTATTCTtgcaattaaattactaatcgttcgtaatatataataagtatATTACAGTATGACAGGTAAGTTAAGTACCAAAGAATGTTTGTTTCATAAAAGGATAATAGTTATTGATTCACAAGCACGCACAGcacaattatgaaaattagcaataaataatgtgattttgtttaaaaagaGTGATCATGCTCATGCATAAATATTCCACTATATATAgagtacacggaaaaaaatatagctcTCAGAGGTATATTGTTTAGTTACAGAAACAATGCTCATAACCTATACACTAGATTGTTACTGTAACGATCTACTATATCGTTATGACAACAATACGCCAGATGGCTCTGAGAGCAATCCGGTATCGTTCTGAGAACTATACGTATTGCTGTGAGACCATTCTGTAGTCCTGCGAGTCGCAAATTATatgacatattttataatgtttatcattaataaataaataatttttaaaacaaaaataatttataaaacttatttaCAAGTTATAGTCTTCATAAaggttatatataaaattcaatatatcttttaattttggaggttattatacatgtatatataatttatctctAAATttgacaagttttttttaaaattgatttttttaattaaacgtcTAGCAGCAATTAAACTTATCGCACTTTGCGCGAAAATAAATGTTAGGTTAGACACCGTCATGTGAGCTGGCGACTATAAAAAGTCGTATAGGTCTCGCAACTATACGATAGATAGTTACAGTAAACATGTGGTATCGTAACCATAAGTATATGTATTGTTGTGGTTACGATCTACAAGTCGCTATACTTTAGATAGTTCGaggaacaatattttttttccgtgtacttttaaataaattaagcaCAATGCtagcataatttttaaatttgtatgttaaatatttaacttttatctTGATAACACTAATCTTTAAAAGTCAATCAGAAAATTGACtagatatttttctatttatg is a window from the Microplitis demolitor isolate Queensland-Clemson2020A chromosome 4, iyMicDemo2.1a, whole genome shotgun sequence genome containing:
- the LOC103570257 gene encoding serine hydrolase-like protein, which encodes MKMMKKCTELKLQMPWGHIAATAWGSPEKKPVLVVHGTLDNAGSFTRLIQLLPDEYYFIAIDLPGHGLSSHFPPGINLDFFNFILAIKYVLTELNWKTCTYIGHSFGGQLGIMFSVLFPDILEKIISFDAIFPRIVNEKFLVSRIKEVNDATLSEFYNESPVRFYTKDQVLDALQNRRQFSLNEKAAQALFERAVTKVGDKFKYNRDSRMKPMVYPNLNHDQYLEFIKHLKVPAIVILSSNSWFNLSKEFHNNLEFFKTLIPATWIIKVVEGNHDLHNNNPERVSSIVSAYLDSNTKSKL
- the LOC103570254 gene encoding putative hydroxypyruvate isomerase isoform X1, translated to MALKFAANLSFMFTECPNLISRYQLAKEAGFHAVESGFPFGYTVQQVQNAKKNADIEQVLINVFTGDVTKGEMGFAAIPGDEAKFKNSIELTIDYAKALNCKKIHVMAGIVENPTAENDTVYESNLRFAVEKFKEEGIIGIIEPINKYALSNYYLNCFDKGIEIIKKINSPHLKLMCDIFHLQHIKGNITNFMKDNLPYIGHIQIAQVPDRNEPDTLGELDYKYIFSLIKEIGYNGHIGLEYKPKTTTMEGLKWVKNFGENL
- the LOC103570254 gene encoding putative hydroxypyruvate isomerase isoform X2; the protein is MALKFAANLSFMFTECPNLISRYQLAKEAGFHAVESGFPFGYTVQQVQNAKKNADIEQVLINVFTGDVTKGEMGFAAIPGDEAKFKNSIELTIDYAKALNCKKIHVMAGIVENPTAENDTVYESNLRFAVEKFKEEGIIGIIEPINKYALSNYYLNCFDKGIEIIKKINSPHLKLMCDIFHLQHIKGNITNFMKDNLPYIGHIQIAQVPDRNEPDTLGELDYKYIFSLIKEIGYNGHIGLEYKPKTTTMEGLKTCI